A stretch of DNA from Lycium ferocissimum isolate CSIRO_LF1 chromosome 4, AGI_CSIRO_Lferr_CH_V1, whole genome shotgun sequence:
AACAATCTGAACccccgaacataagataaaatgtgCCATTTGAACCCCTCGTGCCAGCTGGGCACACGCGTGAAGCTCACTTGCTGTGACATGAAAAAATAGACCAGTGACATAGAGCCATGTCATGTtacccgttttttttttttttttttttttttaaaaaaagccatgtcaacaaaaataattaattttaacaaaaactctattttaaaatctatttaaataattaaaaaaaattgaaaaacccatcctctccgatagcccacttcaccGCCGCCACTGCCCCCGCCGCCGCctcttcaaaatctatttaaatagcgttttgttaaaattaatttttaatgattaaaaatttaaaaaaagaaagctgCGACAGCGGCGGAGGGGGAGGCGGCGAAGGAGGAGGCAGCAGCGGCAGTGGCGGTggtgaagtgggctatcggagaggatgggttggggtttttcaattttttttaattatttaaatagattttaaaatagagtttttgttaaaattaatttttaatgattaaaaattcaaaaaaagaaaaaaaaatgggtctCTCACACTCTGTTTAAAGCAGTGAGCTTCACGCGTGTGCCAGCTGGCACGAGGGGGTTCAAATGGCACAGTTTATCTTATGTTTGGGGGTTCAGATGGTTAACGTTTCAATTGGGGGGGGTATTTCAGATGAAAATCGTGACAAGTTCAAATTATCTACGACTTCTGGCCTAAATTTTATTCAACAAATCTCTTGCTGTCTCATCATTATAATTAAGTTGGCACTTAACAACTACGCTCTAGCTAGGTAGGAATATTAAACAATTATTGAAAATTCCTCAAGTTGGCTAACTTTTTCTAAGCACTCATCATTCCCCGAACTATCCAAGTTtccaaaagcaaaaacaaacaAGAATTAAATACCTATATAATGTAAACGTATCTACGGAGTATTTAATTATGTTCTTGAGCCATGCTTCAAAAACGTAAAAGGCAAAAGGAAATGTATACAAGACATTATCACATAATATGAGTAGCTCGTGATTATATATGGGACCTATTGATGTAATCATCATGATTTAGTTTGATTTACTTTTCAAAACAAATGTAAAACAAACCATAAATTGATTGTCATCGTTGTCAAATTAATAGTTTTCTACGAAATTAACGGCTAGAAATAGAGATTTTTTCCACCGACATTTAGTGAgaaatttgtgctataaaacctgattttcccacctcattTACACCGAACCAGATCACTAAAAAAACGCATGGTAAAAAAATAGTCACTGAATATTTTTCAGTGAGAAATTAGTggaaaaataaagatttttttagtagtgtaaaGCACCAAAAGGTGGACAACGAATGAAGGGGCAAATTAAATGAAATTCCCATGTATATGTCTCTTCTCCACCAACTATTTTCTCCTGTATACTATTTCTTCTTTTACGAAATTCATCTCttatacttatttatttatttatttatcaagTTGCTcaagaacaattatttttaaattctgAGCAGGTTCATGTGCATCCTACATGACATACCATCATTCCTTAACAGCCCCAAATACAGGAAGAAAACACATGAAGCATACGTGTGCCCACACGTTCAGTCAAACTAACCCCTGGATCTGGTCAATGGTCAGCTCAAATAATTGCTTACTATACTATCCACAATCATTTCATCATTGCCTAGTCATTATTTTAGAGTTCCTTCATGCATTATTTATCTGTCAATGCAAATTTGTTTTACACAAActctaaaactttattttcaaatcttACATGCTCAAAAAGTTTTTAACTATATGTTTACTTGAGCTGCATCAAgacaaataaaatgaagaacaatAGAACAAGTTTTATCCTCCAAGGTGGATCCAGAATTTTTACTAAGGAtgttcgaaaaataaaaatgtaatgTTTGAGATTTGAACTTGGAACCGAATTTGGAACACCCTAAACCATTGAGCCAACCTCTAGTCTTGTgtttagggtgttcaaaatctatatatgtacatagaaaataagaaaattactttatatatacaatgtaattttttaccgagggtgttcgggtgaacaccttGGAGACCTcctagatccgcccctgatgctaaagtggacaagtaaaaatgaaaatttatttttagtatactggacaagtaaaagtaaatagAGGGAGTTTATTGTTAAGAGGTCACAATTTGAATCGTAAATTTAATTTCTTATCTATTTAGGTTTTAAAAACAAGTTAATAATCTTGAAATCTCGAAGTTATGAATTATTTTCGTCCAAACTTATGGATGaatcatgaaatttatataACATTATTGTATAAATGGTAAATAATTGTAAATCCTGTTACCACAATcatgaattaaaaataaaaaaaatcaagttatatatactgataatatatgaatttttacactgtttatataatttatttacaCTTACCATGACAAATGAATTGATCTTGATTCCTCAACACTTTCTTTTTCTGTTCTTATTTTTCACCTTGTGACCAATAAATCAGGATTACCATTTACTTTGAATCGAGGTTCCTAGGATCCATCTCAGCCGTTCATTAGGAATAAATTAATCTGTCAGCCGTTGATGCCCGCACATGCAATGGGCATGTGCAACCATTGCCAAGAAAAAGCGGACCTGGAATTTGTCGGTGGGCTAGCTTTGCTTAGATAATCGTGTGATTAATGGGCCTCACATATCTGGCCCATGTGATTGGCTTAGCTGGTTAACATGTGATTAACCGTTAATCGAATCTCTTAAAACTTCAGAATCTCGTTGCTAATATCATTTAttaacattttaaaattaataaaacagACCCAACTTGTTGGAGaaggtaaaaaattaaaaagcccAACTTGTcggaaaaataataaaaagccCAATTTGAGGTAGGATTGCACGTGTGCTGAGTCTGGAGAATATCTGTTTGGTACATGTACGTTTGTCCCACACTATTTAAATTACAAACTTATCCTCAGTCAAATCATCACCACAAAGCCTAATTTGGGATAATTTAGGATGTCAAGAGGACAGTAAGGTATATTACCAGATATGTTTAGTTTAGCAgccaatatatattttaattttgttaaaGAACGAATTATTGCAGGAGACAGCATATGCTTCATCATGTAATAAAACACACTGTATGAGATTGTGGGCATATTATACACTTTACCTAATCATATTATTGCTTCAAATGATGAAAAGAACTATCTTAATTCTCTTCTAGTAAGATTTGGCATGTCCTCCGCAATTTTATTAGCACCGTTTTAGTCCTTTGTCTACTTCCCTTAGTAAAAATCTCGAGTCCCTAACTATTGGTCATTTAATTTCGTATTTTTACAAAAATGCAGcaaagaaacaccaaatcaaCTTGGTACGAACATACTATTCCCTCTAtgttaatttatgtgatttatAAGCTTGATTGGGCATGAAAGGTTTTTGAAACTATAATTTCGAATATGCTCATAGTATTTGTGTGATTTAGAGTCCggaagatttttaaaatttgatattGTGAACATGACATAGCAATGGTGTAGCTATAAAAGCTTATAAGCAgttcaaatttaattattttcagattttaaagtgtcatttatatttttaacgaactaataagaaaatagtgCAATTTTCCTTAAACGAAAGGGGCATTTTAGGATATCATATTTCCTTTTGTTGAGATGTTatacatattattatatttattaaaatttgataTTGTGAACATGACATAGCAATGGCGTAGCTATAAAAGCTTATAAGCAgttcaaatttaattattttcagatttcaaagtgtcatttatatttttaacgaactaataagaaaatagtgCAATTTTCCTTAAACGAAAGGGGCATTTTAGGATATCATATTTCCTTTTGTTGAGATGTCatacatattattatatttattaaaatttgataTTGTGAACATGACATAGCAATGGCGTAGCTATAAAAGCTTATAAGCAgttcaaatttaattattttcagattttaaagtgtcatttatatttttaacgaactaataagaaaataatgcaATTTTCCTTAAACAAAAGGGGCATTTTAGTATATCATATTTCCTTTTGTTGAGATGttatacatattatattatttatgatattttaaACCACTTATGAAGCTCTATCCTTCAGGTGAAGTGAGACTTTAGCAGCTATTAGTTCATCGGCTCGATTGGTGGCCCGTTATGTATGAGCGTTAGCTTACAAATCACGGTCAAAAACTCCTCTACACACTCTTGCTGCTTGGTTTCGAGGTACTGTAGTCGCTCTTTTGTTACCCATTGACAATTCGGACGATTGCCCCTATCTTcgggtggtttttaatttttgtccatcaaatcgcagattttaatttttatctttcggcactttaagtaataaaaacGTGATCGAAAATACTCTTGACGGTcacaacaagaaaaaagaaaattggatCTATAACCTAATTTCgcaaggtaaggtttcataGAAATTATGTCTATTCGGCcaaagttacatagaaactatgccttgtccggcatagttTTGTAGAAATTAAGTAACTATATAGAACTATGTCTATGtaactttgcccgaataggcatagttttTATAAACTTAATTTCTGCAGAACTATATTGGACATGGCATAGTTTAGATGTAACTTagcccgaataggcatagtttctatgaaacCTTGCCttatgatttatttattttttactctGCTGAGATTCCAACCCGGAATCTCTAATTTTGTAGACCACCGAATAAGGATACTTTAGCCCACAAATtatcattaaatgagaagtatggGAAAAATTTAttgaccagcaatttgagggacaaaaattaaagaccagcgatttgagggacaaaaattaaagagcagtCCATATAAAGGACAATTcacgccaaaaaaaaaaaaggattgtCATCTCGAAATAAATAAGTTTTCCGAATTAGTGAAGGCCTCTTTGAAGTAAGTAAAAGACGCAAATATACGATTTTGGtaggggtcatttgcacgatttcccttcaaaggcactggtctttaatttttgctcctcaaaTTGATGGcattaatttttgcctttcgctaaaaattctttaattttttgttctaattttcgctcagtcaaaaattttaaaaaaaaatcacaaggtagagtttggattcgcaaggcagagttttgcaaaactctacctcagGCAGAGTTTCGCAAAACTCTACCTCAGGCAGAGTTTCACCAGAagacaaaactctgccttacgCCTTcggcaattttttattttttttttacttggttGGAATTTTATAAACCTCTACCtgaaggcctaacttttgccctaataggcctaattttgggtgaAAGTTTTGCCTTAAGGCTTAACTTTTGCTTGAATaagcctaactttgctacaaatCTCAGCCTTgcaaaattaattcctttttattttttatttttgctgaGCTGAGATTCAAACCTAGAACCTCGAGGTATTAGGCgcaggacaaaaattaaagaccacgaatttaagggacaaaaattaaagaccagtgcctttgaagagcaatccgcacaaaaaatgATTTGTTGGGTTGCACACTctgtttattcatttttttgagcggattggccttcttttggggtggtcttatttttgtccctcaagCTTAAAAAAGTGGTCGAAAATACCCcaagattctgggttcgaactccagctcagtaaaaaaaaaaaaaaaaatcgcaggCAAGACTTTGGGAAAATCTGCCTTATGCGGCATAGGTTGCTTTAaggccggatccggcataactttagttatgccttaagacaaccTGTGCCGTCTCCAGCAGAGGTTGCCttggcataactaaaagtctgccttatgagGAAACCTTTGCCGGATCCGGTaaaactttagttatgccttaggCAACCTatgccgcataaggcagacttttccaaaagtcttgccttgcgaatttttattttatttttatacctGAACCagagttcgaacccagaacctcaagGTATTCTAgacgaaggaaaaaaaaaattaaagactagcaatttaagggacaaaaactaaagaccaccccgaataaggagcattcctgcgaattgtcCCTCCCTTATATCTTACAAAGCCTAGCGGCCCAAATACACactcaaaactcttaatatctTGGTTTTTCTTATCATCttggtgtttctttttttttcttgtgaggtttttctttttttttttttttcttgtgaggttttttttttttttttttgtgaatatctTTGATTATGTGTTTATTTATGACGAATTAACTACAATTTCGTGATGAAAGAAGTTTTATCAATTAAAAAGGTATTAACACGGGCAACTCATTTTTCTGGTAAATTCCTCCGAACTCTTTATGGGTTCGGCAAGAGGAATTAACTGATGGGATATTCTTCTAAGACTAAGATAGAGAATAATTAATAGTAGCATCAActcccttcattttttttcccttttgcaATTTTCTCCACATATAAAGAAAGCAAATTCTCAAAATATATTCGGCTGAGAATAGTAGTTATATTAATGATCATACTTCATACTTTTCTCTTTTCCTGAGAAACGTAATTCAAAAAACACATTttaaattcatccaaacgaATCTAATAATCTTTCCGCCTGATTAAGAACAGAGTGTGAAAAGTTCAAATAGACTACAGTGACTCACAGACCACTACAATTAAGCTCATGACACGTGAGTTCAAATCGAGAACGTATCGGACGAGAAAAAAAATCGACGTTATCTTCGAATAAAAAGTGCCACatttgcaaaaacaaaaaaagggtaGAGCTATCTCATTTGATAAAATCGCCtgcaaaataattcaaaatgcCAGAGAGCCAACTCTATTTCAGTGTGCGCATGAAACCTTACGTGTCAATCAACAAAGGCCTCATTACATGCAAATTCAAGATACTCAAACACGTAACAACCATGCAAACCCCCTATCTACTTCTTTTAACACTATATTAGCAACACCTCTCCTCTTTGCTTTCCCATTCTTCATCTATATCCTTTTTTTCTACTCTCAACTCAAAAATCTCTTTTCATTaagtggaagaaaaaaattaagggaaaagAAGAATGCAGATGCAGCCACGCCATGACCAGCAGCTTTCTCGTCAGGTGGCCAAGACCACCACTGCTGTCACCGTTGGTGGCTCACTCATGGTGCTTTCCGGCTTAACGCTGGCAGCTACCGTTATCGGTCTAGCTATAGCTACCCCTTTGTTGGTGATTTTCAGCCCTGTTCTTGTACCTGCTGTGATAACTATTGGGTTGATTCTTGGTGGGTTCTTGGCTTCTGGTGGTTTTGGAGCTACTGCATCTTTTGTTTTCTACTGGATGTACAGATATGTCACGGGGAAGCATCCGATCGGAGCAACCACAATCGATTACGCAAAGGATAAGATTGGCCATGCGGCTCATGATGTGAAGGAGAAGGCTGAGCAGTTGGGGCATCAAGCAGGGCAGCAGATCAAGGGTTGAAGGAGAGATCTTTTTGGTTATGTATGCATGTACCTTTTAATTGTTTGTTGTTAATCGGTTTTGTTTGAGAATGTGAGTCTTGTCGTGTTGGTTGGATAGGTAAATGTTGGTTGTTTTTGTGGTAGATATCAATGGTTCTGTAACTAGATTTACTTTCAGTTAATTAATGAGTCTGTTTTTCAATTATCCAAATCTTCTCAGTTCCATGCTACATTTGCTATTACCCCCTCGGGAAACAGAAACGCAAGGTTAAAATAAACCATTGACGCAAGAAGTCTAATATAGACAAAAAATGAACGGCAAGATCAGATTCCCTTCATTCTGTAGCCTGAAGGAAAAATTGACATCACCGGGTTTTGATAATTTGACGGATAATACCAAAATTATGTATAAGATTTTGCTAACGGGCCATACCTTTAAACTTCTAGGTAGGAATGATATCTGCAAGAATGACGCCAACTCTCTCCAGCTCTGTGACCAAcgaaagtacaaaaaaaaaaaaaaaaaaaaaaaaaaaattttgtttgtAGGTGGCACAAGAACTCATTTATGACAGTGGAAAGTGTGCGACACCATCTCCAAAATCAACCATTGAGCAAATATTATTGTTCCGCGTTGAAATTACTGCAACCATGTAGCAGAGTTATTCACCAATCGTGGAATGGTGAAAGCACTCATTTCTAATAAGAAACAGATTGCAAATATACGCATTACCAACAAGAAACATTGTACTGAAAAAGCAGAAACGAGTCCATATTTAGCTCTCATACACTACACGCCCAAAGCTAAAATCTCAGCCATAAAAGTGTCTCTGCTTAGAAGCACTAGCTAGCACTAGTTTAAGCTCTTTTTGAAATGGCAATAACGTTGAAGTTGATTGAGTCTGGATTCTTCTTGATCATCTCTTGGATAACTCTAGCTGCATCCTGTAAATAGATGAGAAATGCTATATAGTCAAGAAGACATTTCTAAAACTTAATCAATGTACATTAACATAACACAACTCCCGACTAACAAGACTCCCGCACAAAATGCAACCATAGTAGCCAACTAGTCACTTAATGGGGAGATGAAGGGACCAGACATGGTGGAAGATTGGCGGAACCAGGAACTAAGAAAGGAACTTCTGTTTAAAAATACTTCTAAAAAAACACTTACAAGTTTACACAGTCATACAAGTATGTCAACTTTTGTTTAAAAGGACTTCTGAAAAGCACCTAGGTTTACATAGTCTTACAAGTATTTACCAGAATAAACGGACTTCGGAAAAACATCCTAATCTTTTGTGATGCTGAGGAAGAGCAACTGAAGATTTTGAGAGCAATTCTGGTATTGTTTGAAGGAATTTCTGGGTTACACATTAATTGGAGAAAGAGTCACATATATCCAATTAATGGTGTGAATAATATGGAGGAATTGACCAGGATTCTAGGTGGAGAAGTAGGGGCACTGCCAACTACTTACTTGGGTATGCCTTTAGGAGCCAAATCAAAGTCCTTGAATATCTGGAACTCTGTGATTGAAAAATGTGAGAAGAAGCTATCCAGGTGGAAGTCACAATATATATCTCTAGAGGGCAGAGTCACACTTATAAATTCAGTTCTGGATGCACTCCCTATCTATATGATGTCTGTTTTTCCCATTCCTGTTGGAGTGATTGAAAGACTAGACAAGATCAGGAGGGTCTTTCTCTAGAAGGGTgattaagattaaaaaaaaaaaaaaatccatttagTCACGTGGGATAATGTTCTATTGAGGAAGAAGCAGGGAGGACTAGGTATCAGGAATTTAAAGCTGCAGAGCAAAGCTTTAAGACTTAAATGGTTATGGAGGTATTCACATACACCTCAACCATACTGGGGAAGATCAAAGCAAAATATGGGGAAGAAAACAAGTGGATGACCAAGGAAGTGCACACTCCTTATGGTGTCAGTCCCGGGAGATCCATCAGAGCTCTTtggcctttcttttttttttttttgagaatgagCTCTTTGGCCTTTCTTGTGGAACCATTCCACCATTAAGGTGAGTAATGGCCACAAGACTTCTTTTTGGGAGGACAAATGGTTGGGAAACACTAAAGGAATTATTTCCTGACATTCATGGGCTGGCAGTAAACCAACACAAGAAAGTAGCTAGGATATGGGACACTCATGGATGGAACCTTCAGTTTAGGAGAAACTTCAATGACTGGGAAATCAACACATTGACAGAGTTCTTTAGGCTACTAGAAGAGTTTAAGGGCACATAAGAAGGAGCAGATAAATTGTGGTGGAAAGAAGACAGCAAAGGCATTTACAAAGTGAGCACAGCATACAAATTTCTGAACCAGAGTAACCAGCAGGTGCAACTTTTGGCCTTGGAAGCACATTTGGAAAGTGAAGGTACCATTCAAAGTTGCATGTTTCACATGGCTGTTGGCAAGGGAAGCAGTACTGACTCAAGAAAAcctaaaaaagagaaaattctcTTTGTTCCAGATGTTACTTGTGTGGTGAAGAGGGTGAGACAGTCAGTCATCTATTTACATTGTAGGATCACAATGCAGCTTTGGAGGATCTTTGTGAATCTTAGGGGCATTGTTTGGGTAATGCCAAATAGGATTACTAATCTACTCCATAGTTGGGAGGAAGCAGGAATAGAAGCCTCGGACAGAGATAGATGGAGGATTATCCCAGCTTGCATTTGGTGGACAATATGTAAAGACAGAAATTCAAGGTGCTTTGAAGACAGCAGTAGAGATGTACAAAAGATCAAGTTGAACTGCAtcaaacttttttgtttttggtgcgAGCAGATTTACCTAGAGCAGACTGAATCCATAATTGAAATCCTAGGCTCTTGTTagattttcagatttttggg
This window harbors:
- the LOC132051926 gene encoding oleosin 1-like, whose translation is MQMQPRHDQQLSRQVAKTTTAVTVGGSLMVLSGLTLAATVIGLAIATPLLVIFSPVLVPAVITIGLILGGFLASGGFGATASFVFYWMYRYVTGKHPIGATTIDYAKDKIGHAAHDVKEKAEQLGHQAGQQIKG